A window from Chryseobacterium vaccae encodes these proteins:
- the nadC gene encoding carboxylating nicotinate-nucleotide diphosphorylase yields the protein MKKPSYVTDKALKTFIKNALEEDIQDGDHSTLSTIPQDLEQSAKLLVKQDCILAGVELAEIIFKTFDKNLKVETFIKDGAAAKVGDVALIVTGSARSILSTERLILNCMQRMSGIATLTHEWDSRLVGTKTKLLDTRKTTPNFRICEKWAVAIGGGTNHRYGLYDMIMLKDNHIDYNGSITNAVKMAKDYIKTHKKKLKIEVETRNLDEVQEAIKAKVDRIMLDNMDVPTMRQAVEMINGLCESEASGGITRDMLKEIASTGVTFISAGALTHSAENIDLSLKAVK from the coding sequence ATGAAAAAGCCCAGCTACGTTACCGATAAAGCATTAAAAACATTTATTAAAAACGCTCTTGAAGAAGACATTCAGGATGGCGACCACTCCACTCTTTCCACCATTCCTCAGGATCTTGAACAAAGCGCCAAGCTTTTAGTAAAACAGGATTGTATCTTAGCAGGGGTAGAGCTGGCAGAAATTATTTTTAAAACTTTTGATAAAAACCTGAAGGTTGAAACCTTCATCAAAGACGGAGCTGCCGCAAAAGTAGGAGATGTCGCCCTTATTGTAACCGGAAGCGCAAGGTCTATCCTTTCCACCGAAAGATTGATCCTGAACTGCATGCAGCGAATGAGCGGAATTGCCACTTTAACTCACGAGTGGGACTCAAGACTGGTGGGAACAAAAACCAAACTTTTAGACACCAGAAAAACAACGCCTAATTTCAGAATATGTGAAAAATGGGCAGTAGCCATAGGCGGAGGAACCAATCACAGATATGGATTATATGATATGATCATGCTGAAAGACAATCATATTGACTACAACGGAAGCATTACCAATGCTGTAAAAATGGCTAAAGACTATATCAAAACCCATAAGAAAAAATTAAAAATTGAGGTAGAAACAAGAAATCTTGACGAAGTTCAGGAAGCTATCAAAGCAAAAGTTGACAGAATCATGCTTGACAATATGGATGTTCCAACGATGAGACAGGCCGTAGAAATGATCAATGGATTATGTGAATCTGAAGCATCAGGTGGAATTACCCGTGATATGTTAAAAGAAATAGCCTCTACAGGAGTTACCTTTATCTCCGCCGGAGCCCTTACTCACTCGGCTGAGAATATCGATTTGAGTCTCAAAGCCGTGAAATAG
- a CDS encoding TonB-dependent receptor, whose protein sequence is MKLINKSMLSAVITLSTASVYYAQQVQDTAKAKSNDIEQVVLTGVADIAKDRKTPVAVSTIKEAQIVERLGNQEFPEILNTTPSIYATKGGGGFGDGRVNVRGFDMNNTAVMINGVPVNDMESGSVYWSNWAGLSDVTSAMQVQRGLGSSKLAIASIGGTINVLTRAADKKREGNVTVGLGNDGYLKTLFSYNTGKSAKGWSSSFLMSRTAGAMYVDGTDFESYNYYFALGYQPNKKHDFQFTFTGAPQWHMQNYQSRISDFIKYGENGEPNRRYNPNWGYLKGDVYSQSVNFYSKPVASVNWDWNISEKSKLSTVLYASWGRGGGTGFLGGINGNNINSAKLKNDQGQIRFDDIYAWNQGAAIPDFSNAAGTAAPANPNPGIATRTSGLVRRSHINSHDWYGFLTNFQHKINSNWSFSAGLDGRYYYGYHPGLISGMLGNSEYRENSNLNAAPYYSVTQSYEPKPSANPFVKAIKDNSQIASRNFNGEVMWLGTFGQLEYSNDAISAFLQGSLSNQQFQRIDNWVIDGVTKQQNQVVNTKTGFKGIWGYNVKAGINYNINEQHNVFANMGYYSKQPNNYAVYPNNQQVLNSNLQNEKIASAELGYGFRSSAFRANVNLYYTSWKDRFQRVTNVNINTPTPSNPNNQTRAYVNLLGVQEVHMGAEFEAFYKVTDYLELNGMFSIGNWKYKNNPVGELFDDNNVAITDPKTNSNSVQLALDGIKVSDAAQTTAALGFTLKPVKQLSVFSTWRYADNLYGTFNIDQNFIINNGVIPKAAEKGALKMPSYNLFDLGVSYSFNLNNGNRLIVTGNVYNLFDTTYISDGKSSNHVKDVADFKTSTNTDQQAQQLYNAYINNPANFYKGLDTSNQVFFGFGRTWSASISYRF, encoded by the coding sequence ATGAAATTAATCAACAAATCGATGCTGTCTGCAGTAATCACACTTTCTACAGCCAGTGTCTATTATGCTCAACAAGTTCAGGACACCGCAAAAGCGAAGTCTAATGACATTGAACAAGTTGTATTAACTGGTGTTGCCGATATCGCTAAAGATAGAAAAACTCCGGTAGCAGTTTCAACAATTAAAGAAGCTCAGATTGTTGAAAGATTAGGAAATCAGGAATTCCCTGAAATCTTAAACACAACCCCGTCTATTTATGCAACTAAAGGAGGCGGTGGATTTGGAGACGGTAGAGTTAATGTTCGTGGATTTGATATGAACAACACTGCTGTAATGATAAACGGTGTCCCTGTAAATGACATGGAATCCGGATCTGTTTACTGGTCAAACTGGGCAGGACTATCTGACGTAACTTCTGCAATGCAAGTACAAAGAGGTCTTGGATCTTCTAAATTAGCAATCGCATCTATTGGAGGTACTATTAACGTACTAACAAGAGCGGCGGACAAAAAAAGAGAAGGTAACGTTACTGTAGGACTTGGTAATGATGGATATCTTAAAACTTTATTTTCATACAATACAGGTAAGTCAGCAAAAGGATGGTCTTCTTCGTTCTTAATGTCAAGAACAGCAGGAGCAATGTATGTTGATGGAACTGATTTTGAATCATATAACTATTATTTCGCTTTAGGTTACCAACCTAATAAAAAGCATGATTTCCAGTTTACTTTTACAGGTGCTCCTCAATGGCACATGCAAAACTATCAGAGTAGAATTTCCGATTTCATTAAATATGGTGAAAACGGAGAACCTAACAGAAGATATAATCCAAACTGGGGATATTTAAAAGGAGATGTTTACTCTCAATCCGTTAACTTTTACAGCAAACCTGTAGCATCTGTTAACTGGGATTGGAATATCTCAGAAAAATCTAAGTTATCCACTGTATTATATGCTTCTTGGGGAAGAGGTGGAGGAACAGGTTTCCTAGGAGGTATTAATGGTAATAATATCAACAGTGCAAAACTTAAAAATGACCAGGGACAAATCAGATTTGATGATATCTATGCATGGAACCAAGGAGCAGCCATCCCAGATTTCTCAAACGCTGCCGGTACAGCAGCTCCTGCTAATCCAAATCCGGGAATTGCCACCAGAACTAGTGGTCTTGTAAGAAGATCACATATTAATTCTCATGACTGGTATGGTTTCTTAACTAACTTCCAACATAAAATTAATTCTAACTGGAGCTTCTCTGCAGGTTTAGACGGAAGATATTATTATGGTTACCACCCGGGTCTTATCTCAGGAATGTTAGGGAATTCAGAATATCGTGAAAACAGTAACCTGAATGCAGCACCATACTACTCTGTTACACAATCTTACGAGCCTAAGCCTTCTGCTAATCCTTTTGTAAAAGCAATCAAAGATAATTCACAGATTGCCAGCAGAAACTTTAACGGAGAAGTAATGTGGTTAGGAACTTTTGGACAGTTGGAATACTCAAACGATGCCATTTCAGCATTTCTACAAGGGTCACTTTCCAATCAGCAGTTCCAGAGAATTGACAATTGGGTTATAGACGGTGTTACCAAACAACAAAATCAGGTAGTTAATACTAAAACCGGATTTAAAGGAATTTGGGGATACAATGTTAAAGCTGGTATCAACTATAATATCAATGAGCAGCATAACGTTTTTGCCAATATGGGTTATTATTCTAAACAGCCTAATAACTATGCGGTATATCCAAATAATCAACAGGTATTAAATTCTAATCTACAGAACGAAAAAATTGCTTCTGCAGAGTTAGGATACGGATTCAGAAGTTCTGCTTTCAGAGCTAATGTTAACCTGTATTACACTTCATGGAAAGACAGATTCCAAAGAGTTACCAATGTTAATATTAATACTCCTACCCCATCAAATCCAAATAACCAAACCAGAGCTTATGTAAACTTATTAGGTGTACAGGAAGTTCACATGGGGGCAGAATTCGAAGCATTCTATAAAGTTACAGATTACTTAGAATTAAACGGTATGTTCTCAATAGGTAACTGGAAATACAAAAACAATCCTGTTGGAGAATTATTCGATGATAATAACGTTGCTATAACTGATCCTAAAACTAACAGTAACTCAGTACAGCTGGCGTTAGATGGTATTAAAGTTTCTGATGCAGCACAAACAACTGCAGCTTTAGGATTTACTTTAAAACCAGTAAAACAACTTAGCGTTTTCAGTACTTGGAGATATGCTGATAATTTATACGGAACATTTAACATTGACCAAAATTTCATCATCAATAATGGCGTAATTCCAAAAGCAGCTGAAAAAGGAGCTTTAAAGATGCCTAGCTATAATCTTTTTGATTTAGGTGTATCTTATTCTTTCAACCTGAATAACGGAAACAGACTTATTGTAACGGGTAATGTTTATAACCTGTTTGATACTACTTATATCTCTGATGGTAAGTCTTCAAATCATGTTAAAGATGTTGCTGATTTCAAAACATCTACTAATACTGATCAGCAGGCACAGCAACTATATAATGCTTACATCAACAATCCAGCAAACTTCTACAAAGGTTTGGATACTTCTAACCAAGTATTCTTTGGATTCGGAAGAACATGGTCTGCATCAATCTCATATAGATTCTAA
- a CDS encoding cation diffusion facilitator family transporter, with amino-acid sequence MDKKKKNNKDKIGFQKWIAGFGVILFIGKIIAWKLTNSDAVFSDAMESIVNVISAFMGLYSLYLAAKPKDEDHPYGHGKVEFVTSGIEGALIAIAGIMIIYEGAHSLIVGKTLDKLDLGIWIIAATAIVNYLLGYISIKKGQAENSLVLVSSGKHLQSDTITTLGVVVSLVVVYFTKIYWLDSAVALVFGAYIIFVGYKIVRKSLSGIMDEQDPELLNQIIRVLEDNRKTEWIDVHNMKIQQFGASLHIDAHITLPWYYSLRDAHNEMEKMIVLLAQNIKRNIEFNFHMDDCKTISCPVCQIKDCPVREKDFVKRVKWTPENVTSVDKHSVE; translated from the coding sequence ATGGACAAAAAAAAGAAAAACAATAAAGATAAAATAGGCTTTCAAAAATGGATTGCCGGTTTTGGAGTCATTCTTTTCATCGGAAAGATCATCGCCTGGAAACTCACCAATTCAGATGCTGTGTTTTCAGATGCCATGGAAAGTATCGTAAATGTAATCAGTGCATTTATGGGCCTCTACTCTCTTTATCTTGCTGCAAAACCCAAAGACGAAGACCATCCTTACGGCCATGGAAAGGTAGAGTTTGTCACATCCGGTATAGAAGGGGCCCTGATTGCCATTGCAGGAATCATGATTATTTATGAAGGTGCTCACAGTCTTATCGTCGGAAAAACTCTTGACAAGCTGGATCTGGGCATATGGATTATAGCAGCAACGGCTATTGTTAACTATCTTCTTGGCTATATTTCCATTAAAAAAGGTCAGGCAGAGAATTCACTGGTGCTTGTTTCTTCCGGAAAGCACCTTCAATCTGATACCATAACCACTCTTGGCGTAGTAGTCAGTTTAGTCGTTGTATATTTTACTAAAATCTATTGGCTGGATTCAGCGGTAGCCCTTGTTTTTGGAGCTTACATTATTTTTGTAGGCTATAAAATTGTAAGAAAATCCTTAAGCGGGATTATGGATGAACAGGATCCGGAACTTCTTAATCAGATCATCAGGGTTTTGGAAGATAACAGGAAAACAGAATGGATTGATGTTCACAACATGAAAATCCAGCAATTCGGGGCCTCCCTTCATATTGATGCTCATATTACTTTACCCTGGTATTATAGCCTCCGCGATGCCCATAACGAGATGGAAAAAATGATTGTCCTTCTTGCCCAAAATATCAAAAGAAATATCGAATTCAATTTCCATATGGATGATTGTAAAACCATCTCATGCCCGGTCTGCCAGATCAAAGACTGTCCGGTCCGCGAAAAAGACTTTGTAAAAAGAGTTAAATGGACTCCTGAAAATGTAACAAGTGTTGATAAGCATTCAGTAGAGTAA
- a CDS encoding aspartate-semialdehyde dehydrogenase, with protein sequence MKVAVVGSTGMVGQVMLKVLEERNFPVTELIPVASEKSVGKKVKYKQKEFTIVSMKDAIAAKPDIAIFSAGGSTSLEFAPLFAEVGTTVIDNSSAWRMDPDKKLIVPEINAHVLTKEDKIIANPNCSTIQLVMVLGPLNKKYDLKRVVVSTYQSVTGTGKAAVDQLNSEISGDDSVTKVYPYQIFKNALPHCDVFSDDDYTKEEIKLMKEPKKILGDDTFNLTATAVRVPVQGGHSESVNIEFENEFDLNEVRKILSETPGVVVMDNVKNNEYPMPLYSEGKDEVFVGRIRRDLSQPKTLNLWIVADNLRKGAATNAVQIAEYLAANNLV encoded by the coding sequence ATGAAAGTAGCTGTAGTAGGTTCAACAGGAATGGTTGGACAAGTTATGCTTAAAGTTTTGGAGGAGAGAAACTTCCCTGTAACAGAATTAATTCCGGTAGCATCCGAAAAATCTGTAGGTAAAAAGGTGAAGTATAAACAGAAGGAATTTACGATTGTAAGCATGAAGGACGCTATAGCTGCCAAACCTGATATTGCTATTTTCTCTGCAGGAGGTTCTACTTCCCTGGAATTCGCTCCTCTTTTTGCAGAAGTCGGAACAACGGTTATCGACAATTCTTCAGCCTGGAGAATGGATCCGGATAAAAAACTGATCGTTCCGGAAATCAATGCCCATGTTTTAACCAAAGAAGACAAGATCATTGCCAACCCGAACTGTTCAACCATTCAGCTCGTAATGGTTTTAGGACCTTTGAATAAAAAATATGATCTTAAAAGAGTAGTCGTTTCCACCTATCAATCGGTAACAGGAACCGGTAAAGCTGCTGTAGACCAGCTGAACTCAGAGATCAGCGGAGATGACTCCGTAACCAAAGTATATCCTTATCAGATCTTCAAAAATGCTCTTCCTCACTGTGATGTATTCAGTGATGATGACTATACAAAAGAAGAGATCAAGCTGATGAAAGAACCTAAGAAAATTTTAGGGGATGACACCTTCAACCTAACAGCGACAGCTGTTAGAGTTCCGGTACAGGGAGGCCACTCAGAAAGTGTGAACATTGAATTTGAAAATGAGTTCGACCTCAACGAAGTAAGAAAAATCTTATCCGAAACCCCGGGCGTAGTAGTAATGGATAACGTAAAAAACAACGAATATCCAATGCCGCTGTATTCCGAAGGGAAAGACGAAGTTTTCGTCGGCAGGATAAGACGCGATCTTTCACAGCCCAAAACGCTCAACCTCTGGATCGTAGCAGACAATCTGCGAAAAGGAGCCGCAACGAACGCTGTACAGATTGCAGAATACTTAGCAGCCAACAACTTAGTTTAA